In a genomic window of Candidatus Palauibacter polyketidifaciens:
- a CDS encoding ABC transporter ATP-binding protein translates to MTIIETDGLSKRYAALRGAGTLAVDELSVQVEAGQVYGFLGPNGSGKTTTIGMLLGIINPTGGSFRLFGGETPAELHAARQRIGATLEYPNFYPYLSCRDNLRVVARVKGSDEADIAEVLEIVGLASRRKTKFKACSLGMKQRLALAATMIGDPELIILDEPANGLDPAGQREIRDIIRELAGRGKTIFLSSHMLHEVERTCTHVAIIETGRLVREGSVDELTSARTVAAVAADGDVEALRQAVSEFEGAGHARVEDDRVLVQVGGAGLSELNRFLAGRGIYASHLSLERQSLEDAFMEITGTPEGFGEIQ, encoded by the coding sequence ATGACGATCATCGAAACCGACGGACTCTCCAAGCGATACGCCGCGTTGCGCGGAGCGGGGACGCTCGCCGTCGACGAGCTTTCCGTCCAGGTGGAAGCCGGGCAGGTCTACGGTTTCCTGGGGCCGAACGGAAGCGGCAAGACGACGACCATCGGGATGCTCCTCGGGATCATCAACCCGACGGGCGGCTCCTTCCGACTGTTCGGCGGGGAAACGCCCGCCGAGTTGCACGCCGCGCGACAGCGGATCGGCGCCACGCTCGAATACCCCAACTTCTACCCCTACCTGAGCTGCCGGGACAACCTGCGGGTCGTGGCCCGGGTGAAGGGGAGCGACGAGGCGGACATCGCCGAGGTGCTCGAAATCGTGGGGCTGGCCTCGCGCCGGAAGACGAAGTTCAAGGCGTGTTCGCTGGGCATGAAGCAGCGACTCGCCCTGGCAGCCACGATGATCGGCGATCCGGAACTCATCATCCTCGACGAGCCGGCCAACGGACTCGATCCGGCGGGACAGCGGGAGATCCGCGACATCATCCGCGAACTCGCCGGCCGCGGGAAGACGATCTTCCTCTCGAGCCACATGCTGCACGAGGTCGAACGCACCTGCACTCACGTCGCGATCATCGAGACCGGCCGTCTCGTCCGCGAGGGGAGCGTGGACGAACTCACCTCCGCCCGAACGGTGGCCGCGGTGGCCGCCGACGGGGACGTCGAGGCGCTTCGGCAGGCCGTGTCGGAGTTCGAGGGCGCGGGCCATGCGCGGGTCGAGGATGACCGCGTCCTGGTGCAGGTCGGAGGCGCCGGGCTCTCCGAACTGAACCGCTTCCTTGCCGGGCGCGGGATCTACGCCTCGCACCTGTCTCTTGAACGGCAATCGCTGGAGGACGCCTTCATGGAGATCACGGGCACGCCCGAGGGGTTCGGAGAGATCCAATGA